A window from Caulobacter sp. X encodes these proteins:
- a CDS encoding DUF5076 domain-containing protein, with protein sequence MDARAIPPAALRDTDAVELARVWIAEQGLHCSLKCGLYAEGGVETETAAWGIILADMAGHIADALSADGLGGEGALLDAIVESFNIEVSTPTSERTRGPTSDAN encoded by the coding sequence ATGGACGCCCGCGCCATACCGCCCGCTGCGCTTCGCGATACCGACGCCGTCGAATTGGCGCGCGTCTGGATCGCAGAGCAGGGGCTGCACTGCTCGCTGAAGTGCGGGCTGTACGCCGAGGGCGGCGTCGAGACGGAGACCGCGGCCTGGGGCATCATCCTCGCCGACATGGCCGGTCATATCGCCGATGCGCTCAGCGCCGATGGCCTGGGCGGCGAAGGCGCGTTGCTGGACGCCATCGTCGAGAGCTTCAACATCGAGGTCTCGACGCCGACGTCGGAGCGAACGCGGGGACCGACGTCGGACGCCAACTAG
- the ubiB gene encoding 2-polyprenylphenol 6-hydroxylase, with translation MTSLSAFFRLTGAGWALVRADALIPREAEPLLPPGAKLAGRLLRLFAGGAAKRGRPGERLARVLESQGPAAIKLGQFLSTRADIFGTAFAEDLSHLKDRLPAFPLAIAEAEIARNLGKPLDEIFTEIGEPVAAASLAQAHPATLVDGRKVAVKVLRPGVERQVARDTGVLRLAARLAETLAPASRRLRPTEFVEVVIRALELEMDLRFEAAGCAELGEAMAKDPYMRAPTVCWEGVGKRVLTLTWAEGVPLSDPAALALPGLDRKALAENVTRGFLAQALDHGLFHADLHEGNLFVAAPSTITAVDYGIVGRLGPGERRYLAEILYGFLNRDYPRIAQVHFDAGYVPAHQDKDAFAQALRAVGEPVFGRNARDVSMGRLLAQLFEITALFDMALRPELVLLQKTMVTVEGVARRIDPTHDLWAAADPVVRRWIGRELSPAAKVRDFAEEALRALRAIARLAEAPPTTTEVHVERPHVWPLLWFLVGAATAGAAFVTGLLLSR, from the coding sequence ATGACCTCCCTCTCCGCCTTCTTCCGCCTGACGGGCGCGGGCTGGGCCCTGGTGCGGGCCGACGCCCTGATCCCGCGCGAGGCCGAACCGCTGCTGCCGCCCGGCGCAAAGCTGGCCGGGCGTCTGCTGCGCCTGTTCGCCGGCGGCGCGGCCAAGCGAGGCCGGCCGGGCGAGCGCCTGGCGCGGGTGCTGGAAAGCCAAGGCCCGGCGGCGATCAAGCTGGGCCAGTTCCTGTCGACCCGCGCCGATATCTTCGGGACCGCCTTCGCCGAGGACCTGTCGCACCTGAAGGACCGGCTGCCGGCCTTCCCGCTGGCGATCGCCGAGGCCGAGATCGCCCGCAACCTGGGCAAGCCGCTCGACGAGATCTTCACCGAGATCGGCGAGCCGGTCGCCGCGGCTTCCCTGGCCCAGGCCCATCCCGCGACCCTGGTCGACGGCCGCAAGGTCGCGGTGAAGGTGCTGCGGCCCGGCGTCGAGCGGCAGGTCGCCCGCGACACCGGCGTGCTGCGTCTGGCCGCGCGCCTGGCCGAGACCCTGGCGCCCGCCTCGCGCCGCCTTCGGCCCACCGAATTCGTCGAGGTGGTGATCCGCGCCCTCGAACTGGAGATGGACCTGCGCTTCGAGGCCGCCGGCTGCGCCGAGCTGGGCGAGGCCATGGCCAAGGACCCCTATATGCGCGCGCCGACGGTGTGCTGGGAAGGCGTGGGCAAGCGCGTCCTGACCCTGACCTGGGCCGAGGGCGTTCCGCTGTCCGACCCGGCCGCCCTGGCGCTGCCAGGCCTGGACCGCAAGGCCCTGGCCGAGAACGTCACCCGGGGCTTCCTGGCCCAGGCCCTCGACCACGGCCTGTTCCACGCCGACCTGCACGAGGGCAACCTGTTCGTGGCCGCGCCCTCGACGATCACCGCCGTCGACTACGGCATCGTCGGCCGCCTGGGCCCTGGCGAGCGCCGCTACCTGGCCGAGATCCTGTACGGCTTCCTGAACCGCGACTATCCCCGCATCGCCCAGGTGCATTTCGACGCCGGCTATGTGCCCGCGCACCAGGACAAGGACGCCTTCGCCCAGGCCCTGCGCGCCGTCGGCGAGCCTGTGTTCGGCCGCAACGCCCGCGACGTCTCGATGGGCCGCCTGCTGGCGCAACTGTTCGAGATCACCGCCCTGTTCGACATGGCCCTGCGGCCGGAGCTGGTTCTGCTGCAGAAGACCATGGTCACGGTCGAGGGCGTGGCCCGCCGCATCGACCCGACCCATGACCTATGGGCCGCCGCCGATCCCGTGGTCCGCCGCTGGATCGGCCGCGAGCTGTCGCCCGCCGCCAAGGTCCGCGACTTCGCCGAAGAGGCCTTGCGCGCCCTTCGCGCCATCGCCCGCCTGGCCGAGGCCCCGCCGACGACGACCGAGGTCCACGTCGAGCGCCCGCACGTCTGGCCGCTGCTGTGGTTTCTGGTCGGCGCCGCGACGGCCGGGGCGGCCTTCGTCACCGGCCTTTTGCTGTCGCGGTAG
- a CDS encoding class I SAM-dependent methyltransferase produces the protein MNNTSASFGFKDVDASQKAGLVRGVFDRVAKNYDIMNDLMSGGVHRLWKDAVAARLNPQPGEVIIDCAGGTGDMARRFAKMARNAQERRGGPDATINIIDYNAEMIAAGIERGGEPEITWTVGDAQRLPLPDAYANAYVISFGIRNVTDIDAALREARRVLKPGGRFLCLEFSRPVTEALAKAYDAYSFKVIPQVGEWVAKDRDAYQYLVESIRRFPDQKTFAGMIENAGFKRVSYTNFTGGVAALHQGWAL, from the coding sequence ATGAACAACACCTCCGCCAGCTTCGGTTTCAAGGATGTCGACGCCTCGCAGAAGGCGGGCCTGGTGCGCGGCGTGTTCGACCGCGTGGCCAAGAACTACGACATCATGAACGACCTGATGAGCGGCGGAGTCCACCGTCTGTGGAAGGACGCGGTGGCCGCGCGCCTGAACCCGCAGCCGGGCGAGGTGATCATCGACTGCGCCGGCGGCACCGGCGACATGGCCCGTCGCTTCGCCAAGATGGCGCGGAACGCCCAGGAGCGGCGCGGTGGTCCGGACGCGACGATCAACATCATCGACTACAACGCCGAGATGATCGCCGCCGGCATCGAGCGCGGCGGCGAGCCGGAGATCACCTGGACCGTGGGCGACGCCCAGCGCCTGCCGCTGCCCGACGCCTACGCCAACGCCTATGTGATCAGCTTTGGCATCCGCAACGTGACCGACATCGACGCGGCCCTGCGCGAGGCGCGTCGGGTGCTCAAACCCGGCGGCCGCTTCCTGTGCCTGGAATTCTCGCGGCCGGTGACCGAGGCGCTGGCGAAAGCCTACGACGCCTACAGCTTCAAGGTCATCCCGCAGGTCGGCGAGTGGGTCGCCAAGGACCGCGACGCCTATCAGTACCTGGTCGAGAGCATCCGCCGCTTCCCCGACCAGAAGACCTTCGCCGGCATGATCGAAAACGCCGGCTTCAAGCGGGTCAGCTACACCAACTTCACCGGCGGCGTCGCGGCCCTGCACCAGGGCTGGGCGCTCTGA
- the mutM gene encoding bifunctional DNA-formamidopyrimidine glycosylase/DNA-(apurinic or apyrimidinic site) lyase: MPELPEVETVRRGLEPVLSDARLARVRANRPDLRFPLPDGFVQRLTGARILRLDRRAKYILAPLDRGDTLVMHLGMTGRFEIAAPEGTVRPGDFARAVTPEDKHAHVVFETEAGAVVTYYDPRRFGFMDLIPTDRVDQHPWFATMGPEPLSDAFDAKTLEKAFANRKQGPKTLLLDQRTVAGLGNIYVCEALHRAHISPFKPSGGIARKRLGPLTTAIKAVLAEAVEVGGSTLKDFAAADGALGYFQHRFRVYDREGEPCPTPGCKGVIAREVQAGRSTFFCPVCQV, translated from the coding sequence TTGCCCGAACTGCCTGAAGTGGAGACCGTCCGACGCGGTCTCGAGCCCGTCCTGTCCGATGCGCGCCTCGCTCGCGTGCGCGCCAACCGTCCCGACCTGCGCTTCCCGCTGCCCGACGGCTTCGTCCAGCGCCTGACCGGCGCGAGGATCCTGCGCCTGGACCGCCGGGCCAAGTACATCCTGGCCCCGCTGGACCGCGGCGACACCTTGGTGATGCACCTGGGCATGACCGGCCGCTTCGAGATCGCCGCGCCGGAAGGAACCGTGCGCCCCGGCGACTTCGCTCGGGCCGTCACGCCCGAGGACAAGCACGCCCACGTGGTCTTTGAGACCGAGGCCGGCGCGGTGGTGACCTATTACGACCCGCGCCGCTTCGGCTTCATGGACCTGATCCCGACCGACCGCGTCGACCAGCATCCGTGGTTCGCGACCATGGGTCCCGAGCCGCTGAGCGACGCCTTCGACGCCAAGACCCTGGAAAAGGCGTTCGCGAACCGCAAGCAGGGCCCCAAGACCCTGCTGCTGGACCAGCGCACCGTCGCGGGCCTGGGCAATATCTATGTCTGCGAAGCCCTGCACCGCGCCCACATCTCGCCGTTCAAGCCTTCGGGCGGTATCGCCAGGAAGCGGCTTGGGCCGCTGACCACGGCGATCAAGGCGGTGCTGGCCGAGGCGGTGGAGGTCGGCGGCTCGACCCTCAAGGACTTCGCCGCCGCCGACGGCGCCCTGGGCTATTTCCAGCACCGCTTCCGCGTCTACGACCGCGAGGGCGAGCCGTGCCCGACGCCGGGGTGCAAGGGCGTGATCGCCCGGGAGGTCCAGGCGGGACGCTCGACGTTCTTCTGTCCGGTGTGTCAAGTGTGA
- a CDS encoding S8 family serine peptidase: protein MGISQYILLAETGLHPEDRFETGSAIMLGALALVKSTEPAMITSISALGDTGVADSPITVIDTIFEDGPRLVEMDDTTAAALTTGPAPVRAVKVVEYPLPERHAGPSLAAQPVAAPLGSGGHGFTVLCRDAVTGDPLPDCRVVAYSNFASKIGGEGVTDMTGHALIYLNTTIVERLYVVSQPSHWGAYRANVHVTPIMTVDIQPVDRTQPDAVRHYYGASRFDPTTQVVVGVIDTGVGPHPDLNIVSMDNTVTGEARTAGNDWFGHGTHVAGLAGARGGLRGLAPGVAIRSYRVFGFNASSATNYAIMKAMIHAAADRCDIINLSLGGGQADPIVEEAVRDACEQGMLVIVAAGNGGHQPVAYPAAYPGALAVSALGVRSGFPPGALPEGDIEPPVSATYADEFIAGFSNIGQQIALTAPGVGVLSTLPQGRYGPMSGTSMAAPVAAGAAACLLSRAPDIWNMPRDRARTDAIRALLLGAAGSRGFGRNYEGQGMPDPAMI from the coding sequence ATGGGCATTTCCCAATACATCCTGCTCGCCGAAACGGGCCTCCACCCCGAGGATCGCTTCGAAACCGGCTCGGCGATAATGCTGGGCGCGCTGGCGCTTGTGAAAAGCACCGAGCCAGCCATGATCACCAGCATCAGCGCCTTGGGCGACACAGGCGTGGCCGACAGCCCGATCACGGTGATCGACACCATCTTCGAGGACGGGCCCAGGCTGGTCGAGATGGACGACACAACGGCGGCGGCGCTGACCACCGGTCCGGCCCCTGTCCGCGCCGTGAAAGTGGTCGAGTACCCGCTTCCCGAACGCCACGCCGGGCCCAGCCTGGCCGCCCAGCCCGTCGCCGCGCCCCTCGGCAGTGGCGGCCACGGTTTCACGGTCCTGTGCCGCGACGCCGTCACGGGCGACCCGCTGCCCGACTGCCGGGTCGTGGCCTACAGCAACTTCGCGAGCAAGATCGGCGGCGAGGGCGTCACCGACATGACGGGCCACGCGCTGATCTACCTCAACACCACGATCGTCGAGCGTCTCTACGTGGTCAGCCAGCCGAGCCACTGGGGCGCGTATCGGGCGAACGTACACGTGACACCGATCATGACGGTCGACATCCAGCCGGTCGACCGAACCCAGCCCGACGCCGTGCGCCACTACTACGGCGCCTCCCGCTTCGATCCGACGACGCAAGTCGTCGTAGGCGTCATCGACACCGGCGTCGGTCCGCATCCCGACCTGAACATCGTGAGCATGGACAACACCGTGACCGGCGAGGCTCGCACCGCGGGCAACGATTGGTTCGGCCATGGCACCCATGTCGCTGGCCTGGCCGGCGCCCGGGGCGGCCTGCGCGGCCTGGCGCCCGGCGTCGCGATCCGCAGCTACCGGGTGTTCGGGTTCAACGCCAGCTCGGCGACCAACTACGCCATCATGAAGGCGATGATCCACGCCGCCGCGGACAGATGCGACATCATCAATCTCAGCCTGGGCGGCGGGCAAGCCGACCCGATCGTGGAGGAAGCCGTCCGCGACGCGTGTGAACAAGGGATGTTGGTGATCGTGGCGGCGGGTAACGGCGGCCACCAGCCCGTCGCCTATCCAGCGGCCTATCCCGGCGCCCTGGCGGTGTCGGCGCTGGGCGTGCGAAGCGGTTTCCCGCCGGGCGCCCTGCCCGAGGGCGATATCGAGCCGCCAGTCTCGGCGACCTATGCGGACGAGTTTATCGCCGGGTTCTCCAATATCGGCCAGCAGATCGCGCTAACCGCGCCTGGAGTCGGCGTGCTCTCCACCCTGCCGCAAGGGCGCTACGGGCCGATGAGCGGCACCTCTATGGCCGCGCCGGTCGCCGCGGGCGCAGCCGCATGCCTGCTCTCGCGCGCGCCAGACATCTGGAACATGCCGCGCGACCGCGCCCGTACGGACGCTATTCGCGCGCTGCTGCTCGGCGCGGCCGGCAGCAGGGGTTTTGGCCGCAACTACGAAGGCCAAGGCATGCCCGACCCGGCCATGATCTGA